The following proteins are co-located in the Manihot esculenta cultivar AM560-2 chromosome 9, M.esculenta_v8, whole genome shotgun sequence genome:
- the LOC110623112 gene encoding pentatricopeptide repeat-containing protein At5g42450, mitochondrial, with the protein MKLGVCRLSLSPTLPRRLCNLGGSPSRMGQRKVQSHTHKPESSLFSSDTLRNCSKLTAESNVDELFDETPKLDVVSATTIIGRFVRQHRYKEAIHFFSRMLFWNIRPNEFTFGSVIPLSTALEDLCLGKQFHACALKMGLNDIVFVGSAILDVYAKLRSIEEARKAFEDIEKPNVVSYTTLMNGYLKQGRIEDALQLFQEMPERNVVSWNVMIGGCSHTGQNEEAVNLFVEMLRQGLTPSQSTFPCVISAVSNIAALGMGKSFHAFVVKSSCNFDVFVGNALISCYAKCGSMEDSLLVFNKLPDRNIVSWNALICGFAQNGMGEDALISFERMRATGLRPNSVTLLGLLWACNHAGLVDKGSLYFNQIRIEDPNMLKPEHYACMVDLLSRFGRLKEAEELLNVLPYDPGIGFWKALLGGCHIHSNVELGELAAKKILALDPEDVSSYVMLSNAYSAAGRWQNVSKIRREMKEKGLKRVPGCSWIEIRSKVHVFVNSDRSHHQKDDIYGVLNFCIEQLREIEVPYF; encoded by the coding sequence ATGAAACTCGGTGTGTGTAGATTGTCTCTTTCCCCAACTTTACCCAGAAGGCTTTGCAATTTAGGTGGGAGCCCTTCGCGCATGGGACAACGAAAAGTGCAGAGTCATACCCATAAGCCAGAATCGTCTCTTTTCTCATCGGATACACTGCGTAATTGCTCGAAATTAACTGCAGAGTCGAATGTCGATGAACTGTTCGATGAAACGCCTAAATTAGATGTCGTATCAGCAACAACTATAATTGGACGGTTTGTTAGGCAGCACCGATACAAAGAAGCTATACATTTTTTCTCTAGAATGCTTTTTTGGAATATTAGGCCCAATGAGTTCACTTTTGGCTCTGTAATTCCCTTGTCCACTGCACTAGAAGACCTTTGTTTGGGGAAACAATTTCATGCTTGTGCATTGAAGATGGGCCTTAACGATATTGTATTCGTGGGAAGTGCAATTCTTGATGTCTATGCCAAGTTGCGTTCAATTGAGGAAGCTCGGAAAGCTTTTGAGGACATCGAAAAGCCTAATGTTGTCTCTTACACAACTTTGATGAATGGGTATTTGAAGCAAGGTAGGATTGAGGACGCTCTTCAGCTTTTCCAAGAGATGCCTGAGAGAAATGTGGTATCATGGAATGTGATGATTGGTGGATGTAGCCACACGGGGCAAAATGAAGAGGCTGTAAATCTCTTTGTTGAGATGCTGAGACAAGGTTTGACGCCTAGCCAATCTACATTTCCTTGTGTCATTAGTGCAGTTTCAAATATAGCAGCACTTGGGATGGGCAAAAGCTTCCATGCTTTTGTTGTTAAGTCCTCATGTaactttgatgtgtttgttggcaACGCATTAATAAGTTGTTATGCAAAATGTGGAAGCATGGAAGACAGTCTTTTGGTTTTCAATAAGCTTCCCGATAGAAATATTGTATCTTGGAATGCCTTGATATGTGGCTTTGCCCAGAATGGAATGGGGGAGGATGCTTTAATCTCCTTTGAGAGGATGAGAGCTACAGGCCTAAGACCTAATAGTGTTACACTTCTTGGCCTTTTATGGGCGTGTAATCATGCTGGTCTTGTTGATAAGGGCTCTTTGTACTTCAATCAAATTAGGATTGAGGACCCTAACATGTTAAAACCTGAACACTATGCTTGTATGGTTGATTTACTCTCTCGGTTTGGTCGTTTGAAAGAAGCTGAGGAGCTTCTTAATGTTTTGCCTTATGATCCAGGAATTGGGTTTTGGAAAGCATTGCTTGGAGGCTGCCACATCCACTCAAATGTGGAATTGGGTGAGTTGGCAGCAAAGAAGATCCTGGCTTTGGATCCTGAAGATGTTTCATCATACGTAATGCTGTCTAATGCTTATTCTGCTGCTGGCAGATGGCAGAATGTCTCAAAAATAAGAAGGGAAATGAAGGAGAAAGGACTTAAGAGGGTTCCAGGTTGTAGTTGGATTGAAATTAGAAGCAAAGTTCATGTCTTTGTCAACTCTGACAGGAGTCATCACCAAAAGGATGACATTTATGGAGTCTTGAATTTTTGCATTGAACAGTTAAGAGAGATTGAAGTACCATATTTTTAA